One genomic region from Sphingobacterium sp. UGAL515B_05 encodes:
- a CDS encoding sigma-70 family RNA polymerase sigma factor: MRRSTVVDNAKATVELDISALYHEYWESLFKQMMRILLDEDEAADVVQQTFLDLLEMKEKIPEIKSVKSFLFIMGRNLAFKKLRRKLLNDTYRDFYASQYKEASSLIEEWIVFKELDGLIEKEIDKLPNKMKEIFILSRHFELSHAEIAKKLNISDKTVKKQISNALKLVRLKVDKDYQPLLLAILLTDLLF; encoded by the coding sequence ATGCGCAGATCTACCGTCGTCGATAATGCTAAAGCAACAGTTGAATTGGATATCTCAGCACTTTATCATGAGTATTGGGAGAGCCTATTCAAACAGATGATGCGCATTCTTTTGGACGAAGATGAAGCGGCGGACGTGGTGCAACAAACATTCTTGGACCTCCTTGAAATGAAAGAGAAGATTCCCGAAATCAAATCGGTCAAATCTTTTCTTTTTATCATGGGCAGGAACTTGGCTTTCAAAAAACTCAGAAGAAAACTTTTAAACGATACTTATCGTGACTTTTATGCAAGTCAATATAAAGAAGCGTCCTCTTTAATTGAAGAATGGATTGTGTTTAAAGAGTTGGATGGTCTAATCGAGAAGGAAATCGATAAGTTGCCCAATAAAATGAAGGAAATTTTCATTCTCAGCCGCCATTTTGAGCTTTCTCATGCTGAGATTGCAAAAAAATTAAATATATCTGATAAAACAGTTAAGAAGCAGATTAGTAATGCGTTGAAGCTTGTTCGTCTTAAAGTGGATAAGGATTATCAACCGCTACTTCTTGCGATTTTACTGACAGATTTACTTTTTTAA
- a CDS encoding FecR family protein, translating into MNKDEQLKKVLSDYAAGRLSARETKKLEHLILKYPSGESWDWKDSRHKEAVKDRIQAGIAAHNNSKAKIRRINIRIAVSIAAAFVCFFIFLYLYLIPSATDTFYTIAQSKSYSSDKVVLILPDGKQFPLKDSASFTQLKGELGLQMKSLGLENRITVSVPDQKQFKLTLEDGTNVWLNAGSTLRFSSNLYKQTARKVQLEGEAYFEVASDKVHPFHVFGGGAEVKVTGTKFNVQAFESDHFVRTSLAEGIVTFYMDHKAYKLAPGMEVIADTERKNVSAQSFDIDKLLSWKEGYFVFDNIELVDVMKAVSRWYNIAVVAKSPVKSKKIGGTFPKNVPLIDFLNDLTLLSGVEFKINGKEVEILN; encoded by the coding sequence ATGAATAAAGATGAACAACTTAAAAAAGTTCTATCGGACTATGCAGCAGGACGTCTGTCTGCAAGAGAAACAAAAAAACTAGAACATCTAATTCTAAAGTATCCTTCCGGCGAATCTTGGGATTGGAAAGATAGTCGCCACAAGGAGGCTGTGAAGGATCGGATTCAAGCCGGGATAGCAGCACATAACAATAGCAAAGCTAAAATAAGAAGGATTAATATCCGAATTGCTGTCAGCATTGCGGCAGCATTTGTCTGTTTCTTTATCTTTTTATACCTGTATTTAATTCCAAGCGCAACAGATACTTTTTATACAATTGCCCAGTCAAAATCGTATAGCAGTGATAAAGTTGTCCTGATATTGCCCGACGGAAAACAATTTCCGCTAAAAGATTCGGCCTCTTTTACGCAATTAAAGGGCGAATTGGGATTGCAGATGAAATCTTTGGGTTTAGAAAACAGGATAACGGTGAGTGTGCCTGACCAAAAACAGTTTAAGTTGACACTTGAAGATGGAACGAATGTTTGGCTAAACGCAGGATCTACGTTAAGGTTCTCCTCCAACCTTTATAAACAAACAGCAAGAAAAGTACAGCTCGAAGGCGAGGCATATTTCGAGGTCGCATCAGATAAGGTACACCCTTTTCATGTTTTTGGAGGGGGGGCTGAGGTTAAAGTTACAGGAACGAAATTTAATGTACAGGCTTTTGAAAGTGATCATTTCGTCCGGACTTCCTTGGCTGAGGGGATCGTAACCTTCTACATGGATCACAAGGCTTATAAATTGGCGCCCGGTATGGAGGTCATTGCTGATACTGAACGAAAAAATGTAAGCGCTCAATCATTCGACATTGATAAACTCCTGTCCTGGAAAGAAGGATATTTTGTATTCGATAATATTGAGCTTGTGGATGTCATGAAGGCTGTGTCACGTTGGTATAATATAGCTGTAGTGGCAAAGTCGCCGGTCAAAAGCAAGAAAATAGGCGGTACATTTCCTAAGAATGTACCATTGATCGATTTTTTAAATGATTTGACACTCCTTAGTGGCGTTGAGTTTAAAATAAATGGAAAGGAGGTAGAGATTCTAAACTAA